GTTAGAGTTAGGGTTTCTTGGCCTCCATGAGAAAAGTTGAGAAGAtagttaaaaaagaagaaaaaagagtgGGTTATCATGTTGGTAAAAAGAATAAGACAAAAATAAGATAAAGGGTTCTTAAGAGATTATCTTGAGGTCTAATGTTGAATCCCCTTatgtcttattttattttattttttatttttactaatataattttaatattacacTAATTTCAATTGAGTATAATTTAGTTTGATAAAGATGATATCGTTggtgtgaactcattcttcaatctaTATGTATCTCAATATTTGGTATAGCACtcctttttttgtttatattatcatttatttttttattattctttctaTGCCTAAATAGATTATGACCCTCCATATACATAATGTTTAAAACTAAaacttatttatattaattatgacTATATTTATTCAAATCTAAATTCATTTAAGGTTGATTAAAATTTAACCATCACATCTATACATATTTCTATAACTTAATCTCATATTTAAATTCACTAGCATACTTTGGTTTGTTGCACTATGTTTAACGTAAACAataatgcttatatatatatatataatcaatattttataaaatattaagaaTGATAACTTTAAAAAATATGTACTTCAAATAGTCAAAAATATGAATGTATACGAGGTACTACAATAACTCTTTCCTAATGACATGAgatataatagtaataataaatgTTATAAAAATtggtaaggtatattttgggtccaggCCATGTCACAATCAACGCCACGTCATGCCACCGTCAAGTCAGCAAAAGGAGCACTCTCATGCGCTGAACCAAAGTCCATACTAAGGCGTTCCTCGGTACGTCTCGTCCCAAAAAACTCGGGACTACGTTGTCTGGCGTCACTCCACGCGTCCCAGGACGGCGACCGCATAAAGGTACAATCTCGCCCCTTTAGGATCGGCTACCATGCCAAACCTGCGTACGGtcgaccctcgtacaatagtataaaaacccCTTGCCGGCATCTGGTCAAGAGAGAgacaaaaaaacaaacaaaaccaACCAAGCCCCGACTTACTcgttgaggggccaaagtcgaaaACCACCCGACGAGGGTCTTCTTTGCAGGAGAGAGACCACCCCCGAGCTACGACCATCTCGACCAAGAGTCGCCAACCAGCATCCCGACCGAGAGACGTCAATCAACATTCTGGTGCTAGCACCCCGTCCTGAAGGCGTGATCGACCTTGGTAACCAGCTCAGCGGATCAaagactcccgacattgacccgtggaccagatcatgctgactcatcagccacgatgCATTAGTTCGTCAACAAAAATCATGCACAATTTTCTTGTAATCTTTTACACCACTCCACAATAATGGTGGGTGGTCTATCAATTATTGTTATCATTATTTCATTACAAAATATTTTTCGCTGGCATTCTTTAGCAACTAAAAATTAGGTTGCATGACCAACGATCTTTATTCTGTATATTTTTGCGTCTATCGTGTTTTGGTTCATAAGAACAAAAGCTTGTCTCCATCGTAAGTCATGCCTTGGTTTGTCATAATTAATGTATGAACCATTACAACTTCACTGATGCCCTTTGATAATTCCGAATCATTAAACTCAACCAggaaaatatacatatatataatatgcatTACATGTTAGAGAATTTTCTACTTAAGAATTGAGGCtatgttttgtgtgtgtgtgtgtgtgtgtatgcatCCATATCACTCATATTTCATTGTTGAAGTTGAAACTTTTTAGACCAATGTTAATGATAAGTAGCACATGTGAAGGATCATGAGGGATATGCATATacgatattaaaatatataatgattaatttatctattttttcaaaattacaaggatGTATATGTAAaagcatgatatatatatttatttgtattTGTAGGTACATAAAGCAATAAAATAAACGTCATACAACAAAAATCAAAGACCAAAATCTTCGTTAATAAATTGCGCCACTGACATCTCCATATCCAATCAAGGAGACAAATCGGCGGTCGGCCCGCTTGGTGTTAATTGTTTTTGACCCACCTACTGCGCTAAGACCCCAATAATGTCAAACTCCCAAGTCCGTGATATCTAATAATCGAAGCCACCGGTGGACACGAGATCCAAAGCCATCGCAACGACCGTTATGACCGTTTCGTTCGAGGCAGCCGACGAAGACACGGCCACCAAACCCCACTCGACAAAGCTCCGCGCGTTggattcgctgctgccgccgcgtgTTGCCTGGGGCCCATTCTACCATGTGCGCGCGGAACCGATCTCCAACATGAACCCATGCCAGCGAACACGAAATCGGCGTCAATCATTGGTCATGCAGGACTCCATGGTCGACCGTTCCGTGATCCCTGTCGCGGTGTTGACCAAATGAGATTAGGATCATCGACCTTCGTAAGCATCGATTAAGACAACTAATCCATCACTTTTTGGCTACTAGAGAACGAAGGCATGGAGGTGTTGGCATCACACCTCGTGGCGTTTGAGGAGAAGACAAAGCTTGATCATGATGGAGACCGGTACGAGCAATCCGACTCCGCGTGTCCGAATCAAATGTATCTCGAATTAAATAGCGATGAGGGTTGCAGCTCTTGCTGATAAGTATGTTTATTCCATGGATTTGAGATGGCACGTAGCACAGACAAAATGACAACGAACATTGCTTCTTGTCAAATGGGAATACAGGGGGAGGATTAGTACGCCAACATCAAGAGACACTGTTTAGGTTGGAAAGGTGTTTACAAACGCAAGCATGTCTCGATGCTTGTCGCACGAAAAGAATGATGTTTTGTTGGTCTCAAGAGCCGTGCCATCGATGAACTCCTATCGTCAAACCTTTCAATCTTAGACTCTAATATAACTCCCATCCAAATTTGACTTGAGAAGCTGTACATATCAGTAGGTTTAACTTTAGGATGTTAGATACCAAATTGGGTCTGGGTGTCAGTAGATGGTACTCCAATTAAAGAGATTCTAGGTTGACAATGTTCGTGGATCGTAGTGCTCAACCCTTTTAACCTAAAGTCTCTCTCTACTACCTTCAAAGATGGCCATGTCTAAAGTGTGCAGTTGTTTAATCTTCAACACTCGTAGGATGTAATGGAGAGAGCTTTTTGACTTACTGTTCTTACCTACCTAAAGCCGAGCATTTGTTTATGCAAAGCAGACAGCTATAAAAACTGATAGACTCTATCCAGAATCCAAACACTACTTTAATGGAAGCTTGAGCGCGACGTCGATGACTCTTTGTTTGGATTTGAGAGAATGCCTTCTTCTTCGTCTCAGTTCACGGATCTTCTTTCCGATATAATCTGAAACCtcatcacagagagagagagagagagagagagagagagagagagagaacagcatGATTCCATGTGCTAATCAAACACGTAGTATCCGAGAGCAAGCATAAATCGCGTGCATTGCATGCAGCAGGACGTGGCAAAGCGGTGTGAGATGCATGAGCTCTTCCTGTTCCACCATGTTAGCATAGTGCGAGATGCATGGTCAGATGCTGCAGCACCAGTGCATAGCAGAACTGTTCTTCATCGGAGTTCTGTTTGCATCGGATGAACTTTGGAAGAGAAAGCATCGCCGAGAAAGAATGAGAGCGATAGCTGATATCATTTCATTTCCATTATTTTTTTCGTCATCAAGAATCTCCTTTTCATCCATAAACTCCAATATGTCGATCAGATCATGTAATTTACGTATTGCCGTGCATGATTGCTCTCTTTTGAACCTGTTTATATGCTGGAGAAGACACATCGGCCACACCAAATCCAAACAGCAAGTGTCAGTCTTGCCATCTGCATACGGTAGACCGGTGCAATACTAATTAATCCCAGCACAGAAGAAGAACATCGCATTCTTTCCTTGCAATGGAAGAAATCATCATTCCTCGGCTTTCCAGTCGCGGGTTCCTTCCACCCTCCACGGCTCCACTCCTGATGTAGGCCATGATAAGCTAGGTTTCGAGAACTTGAAGAAGACTGCAACCAATCTCTTACTATGTGACTCGACTTCTTCTTTAATCCGGAAGAGGACAATCAACAGAAAACGTTAAAGAGAACCTACCATCTCATCGGAATGTGGAGAAGACGGTGTCACAGATAGCATGGCATGTGACTCCCAGGGAAAAAGAACAAGAGTGGACATGTTCTTGTCACAGATAGCATGGCATGTGGCTTTCTTCCATCGTTTGGCAGATGACTGGTAGGCCCTCGGAGGCCATGGATGTGCAGTAATCCAACTGTATGAGAGAAGAGTAAAACTCCTTGCGATGTGTCTCGTGGTCTGGTCAGCGATCAAATCGTTTTGAGCCATGTATCGATATGACTCTGCCATTGCTTTTGACCCGAAGCAACCGGATGACGTGATAAAGCCGCCCATGGCGTAATAGTAAGTGGCCGACGACGACCGTAGGAGAACAAAGGGAAGAGGCCAACACTCGTTTGAGTTCCACGATTGATACGTGATGAAGTGGATTATCTAATTTAATCACCATTCAACGTTCATAAGATTAATGTAATAATCATCATCCATTATATGTTTACCTACCGAATTAATGTGCTAATCTCCACATCAACAACTTCCTTCTCCGACTCTACCTCGATCAGCCGGGCTTGGCTTGTTGATGGTGGGTCCCGAAAAGCTACTACTACTACGGGTACGAATGGGTCGCAAGGCGAGAAAGAAAAGGATTATTGTTCAACTCATTACCTCGATTGGTCGTACTTGTTACTGATGGGGCCCAATGAACTACTTGGGGTAGGAACGGGTCGAGCGCTTTCGAGTGTACAGAAGAAAAGGggttttgttattttttatttttgcacTCATATTCAGAAACCCTTTTCGTCTTCCTTTGCTTGTTACCGATGGGTCCCAGTGAGCTACCCCGGGTAAGAACCGGTTGATGTAGGATTTTTGAGTGAGAAGCAAAATGGCCAAAAgaagctttttttatttttatttatttgagacTCAAATTTTCTTACACTCCAACTCAACCTCGATTGGTCCCACTTGTTAGCGGTGGGTCCTAGTGGGAGGAGATGGGTCGTAACGTTTTGAAGTATGCAGTAAAATGGGAAGGAAAAAAGATTAAAtagaaatcatatatatatatatatatatatgacgatTTACATGAacaatttttctttattttttttttcaaaatgtgtCCTCCAATAATATTGAAAATATCTCTCATCAAGCACGTTATGGATCGATTCATGGAGTACATCGTTCCAAGTGAATGGATAATAgtattatagtgtttttgttaaggcattaaaaatacatttaaaaatattataattaatattatattatgccTATTTAATTGTTATTTAAAAAGAGATTAgatgtttatttaaattatttataatattttaaataaaattttataatatttttgttgtgctaactaaaatatcataataaaataatttttgatcTCTATTTGGATGATGTtggtttatttatttaaattatagtatgatatatcaaatggtttctaGTGTATTTTGATTGATAATGTTTTCCAATAATAAAAGtgtttaaaatatgataaaattattttaaaaatattatagatatATCATGCTGTATTTCTTTGATTGAAATTGCTGGTAgaacatcaaaatattaattttttagatttgaaattaatttaattaagattataaGTTCACTAATATtatgtataatatttttaaatataattttataatatttttattatgatgatcaaaGTATTATAATATCTATTTGGACCAACTGATGATAAGGACAAAGTCAACAATAGTAACTTGAGGTTGGGACAACATATTTTGAGCATTATTCAAAACAAAGGTATCATTTAGAAAAAATAACAatggaggatatatatatatatatattaacacgGAAAAAGcaatataaaaagaaagaaaggggAGAAGGGATTGCTTTTTTCGGGCGTTAGGATCTATAAATAACGCCACTCCGTTGCCGATCCTCGCCGGTCTCCATAGCGAACAGCAGGAGAAGCGTAGTGTGCGTGGGTGGAGGCACTCATACCCTTTGTCGCACTATCTGTACTTCTTGAGCCAGAGGAGAGGGATGAAGTACGTATTGGTGACGGGGGGAGTGGTGAGCGGGCTGGGGAAAGGGGTGACGGCCAGCAGCATCGGCGTCGTCCTCAAGGCCTGCGGCCTCCGCGTCACCTCCATAAAAATCGGTGCTTGCCTCGCCCCCCCTCCAAGTTTACGTCCCAAAAAAGCATTTTGCTCGGTTTTTTTTCTCTAACGAGGTGGATTCATGGTGTCAGCGTCGTCCCCATCGATCAAGATTGCTCCTTGCCCCCATTTTTATTCTTGAAAGTAACATCTTTTTTTCGTTTATCTATTTCCGGAAGGTTATGGAGGTTCGGCTGCTTTGTTTGTTGCCTTGTATCAAACATTCAGATCCAATCTTGTTTGCAACGTTAATCTTTTGAAACTATGAAGCATGGAAGAAGAAATCTTGCATCTTGACCCCCTCCCATGTGGTGTTCATGTGTCAAGTCCACATGCTTCTTAATTCGGTTTGCCTTTGCATTCATCTCTTTCCCCTGCATTAGCCTTGCGTCAACCTCGTTCCCCTGTTGGATTTTTGGAAAAATCACCTGCGATATGGAGTGTCCTTCATCCTTATCCTTAGGAAAGACAAGGAGAAATAAGAGCGGTGATTGGAGATTGCGTGGTTTGTCGTTCTGATGCATGCACAGGACTTGCGATGGCCATACTTTGAAGTCTTCCTGGGCTGTCCTTGGTGATGACGATGATGTCTGTTTGGGTACTTTTGTTTGACACGAAATGATCTGGAAACAAAGACTATTTATATGACCTATCGGATTTTTCCGATTCATTTTCTGCTTCAGTTATTATGTTCTCGGTTCGCTAAAGCTTCTATCTTGTTCGACTTTTATTCGGGTCATGTTTTCCTCGGTTTCTtttctaaagaagaagaagaaatgtcttctcttccggtCAATATCCGTGGCAAAGTTATCAGTTTGTTCCCGTTGTTTTTGATAAAGATGCTTAATGCTGTCCTTTGTGGATTCACACAGATCCTTATCTGAACACTGACGCTGGGACTATGTCCCCATTTGAGCATGGGGAAGTCTTTGTCTTAGATGATGGTGGTGAGgtaaagaacacataagatatggaCCATCAGAGTCCTTTTAAATTGTTCAGCAAGTCGTTTGTTCTTTGGCTTTGTTTCACTTCTTATGgtggccttcttcttcttcttttttcttttttttttttctccttgtagGTGGATTTGGATCTAGGAAACTATGAACGTTTCCTTGATATCAAGTTAACTCGTGACAACAATATCACAACTGGGAAAATCTATCAGGTGCTCAATCAGGCTTTAGATGGATGACCATATGATTTACAGATAGCATTATAACTATGTTGAGCTGTTATTTACGTTGAAATGAGAGATTTATTTTGGTCAATGTTATTTTTTTCCTCTCTGTCCTTATTCATTCTTTATGGAATGactaagtttctcttctctggatGTCATGTCCCGTGATAGTCCGTCATCcagaaggagaggagaggagactaTCTGGGGAAAACAGTTCAGGTATCTGTCTCTCTAAACCATCAACCCAATTGTGTACCACAAAATTTATATTGTCTTGGTAGCACTATAGTGTGTCCTCTTCGCCTTTTGAAGGTCGTGCCTCATATCACGGATGCCATACAAGAGTGGATTGAACGTGTAGCGATGATTCCTGTGGACGGCCAAGAAGGACCAGCTGATGTTTGTGTTATAGAATTGGGTGGAACTATAGGTAAAATTGTTTCAGGGTTCTGTTCTAGAAAATGTGGAGTAGAATAATACAATCTCATCTTACTTGTGAGATATATAATTTGCATAATACTTCCATGTTTGTCCAAGTATGTGTGCAGGAACCATACTCCTCATAATATTGACAGTGGAATACTTGATGCAGGGGATATTGAATCGATGCCATTCATAGAAGCTTTGGGTCAATTCTCTTACCGTGTGGGTAAGGAAAGTCTTTGAGGCACCTTTAAACTTCTGTTACTCTTAAGAGCATTTTTACTTGTCATCCTTTGTAAGCGAGGTTTTATGTTCTAAACAGGACCTGGTAACTTCTGTCTGGTTCATGTCAGTCTTGTACCAGTTCTTAAGGCAGTTGGGGAGCCGGTAATGACTAAAAATCTACACATAATGTGGccttgattaaaatcttttgcaaCTAAATTGTATATTATTCCTATATTCCATGGATTATATTTTCCTTGTATCCCTGTAGAAAACCAAGCCAACCCAACATAGTGTTAGGGGATTACGAGGACTCGGGCTGACACCAAATATTCTAGCCTGCCGCAGTGAGAAGGTCTATACCAAAACTCTGATTTCCTCACTCCGGTCCcttctttcttgtttagtatttattCCTACTTCTTTGTTGATATTTGACGGTTCCATTTGATGCTTCTGACAGCCACTTGATGTAACTGTTAAAGAAAAACTTTCACAATTTTGTCATGTACCGGTAACTTCTTTAGACTCTTGCTCTGTGTCTATTATACCTTCTATAAAGGAGGTGCACACATTTTGATGCTTACAAACAAcagttttcttttcctctttacAGGTAGCCAATATTATTACTCTACATGATGTTACAAACATTTGGCACATTCCTTTGTTATTGAGGGTAGAGTATTTTACGTTGATGATATTGTGGATTTCATTGTTTGCCAAATTTGTTTTAGCATTCGTAGTAACATACTTCTTCACCTCTAGGAGCAAAAGGTACATGAAGCTCTTCTGAAACTATTGAACCTTCAAGGGTCTGTCTGATACATAGCTTACTTATTCAATCTCTTTGATAGGTCAACAGTTGATCCTTTTCTTATTAAATCTAGTTCCTAATGATGGTAACTATAACATCCACAGATGTGCTAAGGAACACATGCTGGAAGAATGGATGAGTAGAGCTAAACTCTGTGATACATTGCATGATCCTGTGAGTTCCTTCTTTCTCTGCTAATCTTTTCTAGTTCACTGGAAAGATCCAAAATCTTACCATTTGAACCATATTTAAACGTTTAGGTCAGGATTGCTATGGTAGGAAAATATACTGGTTTTTCTGATTCTTACCTCTCCGTATTGAAGGTAAGTTCATGTATTATTTATCGATCTAACATCCTCTTTTCTTCTACTCTACTCAATAGGTGGATAAATCTGTATTACTCAATTTATTTCTTCTATCATCCTTGTTTTCGTTGCTACCATTAGGAGGCAAGATACACTGGAAGCTGCAGTGTTACCTTTATTCCATGTGATTGCTGTAGTTTTTTTCTACAAACAAATCAAATATTGTTTTTTATCACATGCCATTGGTCGTGCGTGAAGTTACTTGTTTAAATGCTTAAGGACAATTTAAAAGTTCTAAACTCTGGACTTGTGAAGCTGTTTATGTAAATGCCTAAGGACAATTTAAAAGTtcagaaaatttaaaaatatcatggaTTACTTCATGTATCTAACTTAGAATCTCTCTTTTAAGGTTAAACTTTTTTGAAATCGGCGAGAATAATGTTTGCACTATTAGTGATATTTAACAAGGCTTCTTAATGTGAAACAAGCAGAAGATACAGGTAGAAAAGCACTTGGCAAAGGAACTGTCATTACAAGTGAACTTTGTAGCAACAAGAGTCATTATTTGAGAAATTGATTTTGCAATTTTGGAGTTTGACCATTAATAAGGAATATTTggaattaaatttattataagaGCTTGATGGGTGTACCTCTAATAACTTGGGTCTAAGCATTTTGGGCTAGTTTTTTACGCCTGTCATGTTGATGTGTCAGTTATTTGATCGAGCTGGGTTATGACATTTCTTTGTCATGATTAGCTATCATTTAGTGCTCATTTGTCTTGATCAAAGGATGCATTATTTGATTCATTTTTCTAGTCTGCTATGAACTTTCCCATGTATACATTTTAGATTCTCTTGTGAACCTTTGCAGGCTCTTTTGCATGCTTCTGTTGCTTGCCGGAAAAAACTTGTCGTGGACTGGGTCCCATCATCTGATCTTGAAGAAACAACTGCAAAAGAGGTCCTTCAATTTGACAGTTTAAGATGATCTCTTCTAATTCTTGTTGGATCAAATTTGACAAAAATCTTAAGATTTTTCTTTATACAGGTGCCTGAATCTTACAAAGCAGCGTGGAAACTATTGAAGGTGAGCTTGGTTCAGGTTATACTGTCAATTATTTATCGGAAAATACATTTGCTGTCAACTTTCTTAGCTTTAATTTCATCATATTAGTTTTTTTCTCTTGAGGCCATGCTAGCAATCTTTCGTCTCAGGGTGCAGATGGCATACTAGTCCCAGGAGGTTTTGGAGACAGAGGGGTGAAGGGAAAAATCCTTGCAGCTAAATACGCTCGTGAAAACAAAGTTCCATATCTAGGAATTTGTCTTGGTATGCAGATTGCTGTCATTGAATTCGCTCGATCTGTTATGAATTTGAGGGAGGCAAATAGCATAGAGTTCGATCCTGATACAACCACTTCAGTTGTTATTTTTATGCCAGAGGTAATTTACAACTTGTTGCACCTTTGACAATGTCAATTATGAAAATCTTCAGCTGCCTTATATATGTTGGAACGGCTTTAAGGGTTCCAAAACACATATGGGAGGAACAATGAGAGTTGGAGTAAGAAGGACGTATTTTGTATCTGGTGATTCCAAATCTGCAAAGTTGTGAGTGCAGAAACGTCCTGCCATCTACAATACTTCAATTGTATGTTTTACCTTGTCTGAAAAGAAAATGAAACTAGTTCAACCATCTGATTTAATCAGGTATGGCAATGTCAGATTTGTAGATGAACGACATCGACATAGATATGAGGTTTGTTGATTAGAGAAGTAAAATGTTATGCCAAAATAAAAAGATTTTCTAATGTCATTTTATATTGTGTATCTAGTAAATATCTTGTTCTAAGAAATCCAAATCATTGTTTTTACAGGTTAATCCTAGTGTGGTCCCAGAATTCGAAAGAGCTGGTCTTGCTTTTGTAGGTAAAGACGAGACAGGAAAACGAATGGAGGTAGGCATCTAGAAGTTTTTTCTTGTATCTATGGCTATTGgatttgttttctctttttttcaatttttattaATGATGATGCAGATTATTGAGCTGCCTTCTCATCCTTATTTTGTTGGTGTGCAATTTCACCCGGAATTCAAGTCTAGACCTGGAAAACCCTCTGCTGTTTTCTTAGGTAAAATGCCTAACCTAGAAACTTACACAACAGTAAGATCGAACCTTTGCTTTACACTGAGTCAGCCCAGGAGGAGTCTCTCAGATTTTCTCCTTAGCACATACTTCAAAAGTGTTATATCCACCACAGTTTACAAGCTTGCATGTGATGTGTCTGAAGTAAGATCTGTATGATTAATCTTGACAATTTGGTACCTATTTAGTATACTTCTCCTGTGCAATGCTATGACACGGGATTATGAACATACATCAGCCCTTGGTTGAATGCTTGCCGAAACAGCCTCCCTATATAAAGATTGAGCACGGATGCAGATTATGAACATACATCAGCCCTTGGTTGAATGCTGCCAAAACAGCCTCCCTATATAAAGATTGAGCACGGATGCATTTCTGCCTCCCCCTATATGGTTCTCCCTGCATTAATCATTCATCATTCTGCTAACACATCTCATGCTCTGTCCATTTAGAATTTTCATACATTTGCTTTTAATGTGCCTGATGTAGGAGGTTGTAGGTGATCCTTTTGCATCCTTTATTTCTGAACTAAGATTTCTGAATGAACGACTTTAAGCATTGCGTCTGTCTAATTGAGATATATTTCGGTGCAAATTCTTTTATAGGACTCATAGCAGCATCTTGTGGTCAGTTGGATGCTTGGCTGCAAGCTTCTGTTCATGCTTCAAGCAACGGTATCGTGACCCCGAAAAAGATCTACCATAATGGGAGCCTGAAGAAGCCTTCAAAGAGCCTACTAACCAACGGAAAACTCCATGCGAATGGCACCGGCATGCACGCCTAGCACGTAGGCTTCTTAACTGGGGTGCTATGCCTTCATGATTCATGTCAATTTTGTTCTTCCATAGATGGATTTGTGCTGTACAGTAAaccaagaagaggaaaaagatttACCATGTCGCTTGTTCCGACGTTTTACAAGGAACAGCAGAGTGTTCATGCAAGCAGCAAGTTTTTAAGGTCTTCTTCTTAGTTCTCTTCATTTCTTGTAAGAAATGCTTTCGTGGAGAGGAACTGCGGTGCTTGATAtgtaaattaagagtagcttattTGAGCAGATGATTCCTTTGTGTAATCCTACTGAGGACTGTTGTATGACATTGTAAGATTCGATGATAGTGATGCTTGCCTACTGTCGGTATATAATCTTGTGGTTTCTGTGTGTCCTACCAAAAATTTGCCTTCTACATGCTAAAATTGATGTGGTCTTGTCTCAGTCACAATGCAGCCCAGAGAAAGTTGGAGTGATCATTTCCTTGGGCTTGGATCAAGGAATCATACTCTAATAACAAATCTTTAAGATGGACTGG
This DNA window, taken from Musa acuminata AAA Group cultivar baxijiao chromosome BXJ3-7, Cavendish_Baxijiao_AAA, whole genome shotgun sequence, encodes the following:
- the LOC135585381 gene encoding uncharacterized protein LOC135585381 isoform X1; protein product: MKYVLVTGGVVSGLGKGVTASSIGVVLKACGLRVTSIKIDPYLNTDAGTMSPFEHGEVFVLDDGGEVDLDLGNYERFLDIKLTRDNNITTGKIYQSVIQKERRGDYLGKTVQVSVSLNHQPNCVPQNLYCLGSTIVCPLRLLKVVPHITDAIQEWIERVAMIPVDGQEGPADVCVIELGGTIGDIESMPFIEALGQFSYRVGPGNFCLVHVSLVPVLKAVGEPKTKPTQHSVRGLRGLGLTPNILACRSEKPLDVTVKEKLSQFCHVPVANIITLHDVTNIWHIPLLLREQKVHEALLKLLNLQGCAKEHMLEEWMSRAKLCDTLHDPVRIAMVGKYTGFSDSYLSVLKALLHASVACRKKLVVDWVPSSDLEETTAKEVPESYKAAWKLLKGADGILVPGGFGDRGVKGKILAAKYARENKVPYLGICLGMQIAVIEFARSVMNLREANSIEFDPDTTTSVVIFMPEGSKTHMGGTMRVGVRRTYFVSGDSKSAKLYGNVRFVDERHRHRYEVNPSVVPEFERAGLAFVGKDETGKRMEIIELPSHPYFVGVQFHPEFKSRPGKPSAVFLGLIAASCGQLDAWLQASVHASSNGIVTPKKIYHNGSLKKPSKSLLTNGKLHANGTGMHA
- the LOC135585381 gene encoding uncharacterized protein LOC135585381 isoform X2; its protein translation is MKYVLVTGGVVSGLGKGVTASSIGVVLKACGLRVTSIKIDPYLNTDAGTMSPFEHGEVFVLDDGGEVDLDLGNYERFLDIKLTRDNNITTGKIYQSVIQKERRGDYLGKTVQVVPHITDAIQEWIERVAMIPVDGQEGPADVCVIELGGTIGDIESMPFIEALGQFSYRVGPGNFCLVHVSLVPVLKAVGEPKTKPTQHSVRGLRGLGLTPNILACRSEKPLDVTVKEKLSQFCHVPVANIITLHDVTNIWHIPLLLREQKVHEALLKLLNLQGCAKEHMLEEWMSRAKLCDTLHDPVRIAMVGKYTGFSDSYLSVLKALLHASVACRKKLVVDWVPSSDLEETTAKEVPESYKAAWKLLKGADGILVPGGFGDRGVKGKILAAKYARENKVPYLGICLGMQIAVIEFARSVMNLREANSIEFDPDTTTSVVIFMPEGSKTHMGGTMRVGVRRTYFVSGDSKSAKLYGNVRFVDERHRHRYEVNPSVVPEFERAGLAFVGKDETGKRMEIIELPSHPYFVGVQFHPEFKSRPGKPSAVFLGLIAASCGQLDAWLQASVHASSNGIVTPKKIYHNGSLKKPSKSLLTNGKLHANGTGMHA